TCAAACTCTCCAATAGAGTTGATTAGCTCATGCTAAAACAATTTTTAAAACAAACATTGACGCTTGTGTTGTGTTCAGTTTTCAAAGAACTTTTTAACTCAATCGCTCGTAAGCGACTTTATTAATATAACATGCTGTGTTTTTTAAGTCAACATGTTTTTTGTTTTTCTTTATCGCTGTTTGTTTGTGTATCGCAGCGACGAAATATAATATACCACGTATTCTTTTATAGAGTCAATACTTTTTCAGAAAAACTTTTTAGAGGTGAAATGGCTCCTATATTATTCTATAGAAGCCATACATTTTAATCAGCTCAGAGCTGTGTATCTTCTATGGTAAATACCCACACCTTTTGTCTCGATTCTTTCAACGGATACTAGTCTTTTTTCGATTAGATATTCTAGTAACACTTCTAAATCCACACTATACGACTCTAATTCCGGATGTTCTTCCATTTCACTGTAGGACCACGTTTCAGTTTTTGCATTCAGAACATTGATTAAGTGCTTCCCTCCAATTGCTGCTCGAGAGTGAATTAGAAATTCACTTGCAAGGAAAAGCAGCTCAAGTCTTTTGTTAATTGGCTCTTCACTTTCAATCAGTTCCTGATAAAGCTTATGTATTTGAGGTTCCATTTGCTTCACTTGATTCCAGACAGTTACTTCTGGATGAAATCCTTTTTCAATTACAGATAATCTTGCTAAATGATGAAGAGCGTGTACAACGTTGTTATAGGCATCCAGGTAATTTTTCTGTGCTAAAAATCCCTTTCCATCCTGATATCTTCTTATTAACTTAGCAAATTCGATTCCCATTTTCTTTTGACGGTCGGACATAGGAAACTCATGATATTCTTCTTTTAAGTGTTGGATATATTCATTTCGGTCAAAAAGAACCTTCCCATGTAGAACCCATTCCGAGACTTTCCGGTTAGTTCCGTATAGCAGCCAATTCTTTAGTTGATCATCCCTCACCGTGTATAAGGAAGCTTTTTGATTTTCGTATTCATAATGCCTTATTGTCATTTGTTTTTCTTGCTCTTTTACAATAACTAATATCACACTATCAAAGGAATCAGTAATCGCAAGTAAGCTTTTTGCTTTTTCTACCATAATGATTCCTAGCGTGTTTGTTTGACTCGCTCTTTCTTGATAAATAGGACGTAACAAATCTTTCATTCAACTGTCCTCCATATTTATAGTTGTGTAATACTTTCGACAGGACTATCAATAAACCCTTTCTAAATAGAAAGTTTTTGGGTCACAAAATTTCCCCTTTTTAAAGCTATTATGTAATATGGTATAGTATGTATAGGAGGAATGAAGATGGCATTAAAATATTCTAGTAAAATTAATAAAATTAGATCGTTTGCTCTTATCTTAATCTTTGTTGGGTTTGCCGTAATGTATGGAGGTATCTTCTTCCGTGAATCCGTTTGGGCAATGACCATTTTTATGTTATTGGGGCTTCTTTTTATAATCGCTAGTACAGTCGTTTATTTTTGGATTGGGATGCTTTCAACGAAAACCGTTCAAGTTGTCTGCCCTTCCTGCAACAAATCTACGAAAATGCTTGGAAGAGTCGACATCTGCATGTACTGCAATGAAACACTTACTCTAGATCCCGCTCTTGAAGGAAAAGAATTTGACGAGAGCTACAATCGTAAAAGTTTAAAATAAAAAAAGCTGATAGCTACTTGCTATCGGCTTTTTTAATGTGCATTATTTTTCTGGCAATCCGGGCATTCTCCGTAAACTTCCATTCGATGTTTATTCACTTTAAATCCAGTAACATGTGCAGCTAACGCTTCTACCTCATCTAGGCCTGGATAATGAAAGTCTACAATTTTTCCACAATTATCACAAATAACATGATAATGATCTGTAGTGACATAGTCGAAACGACTTGATGCATCACCGTATGTTAGTTCTCTGACAAGACCAACTTCACGAAATACTCTTAGATTATTGTAAACAGTAGCAACACTCATATTCGGAAATTTCCCTTCGAGTGCTTTATATATATCATCTGCGGTTGGATGAGACATGGCATTTATTAAATATTCAAGTACCGCATGACGTTGAGGAGTGATTCTGACCCCTGTCTCCTTTAACGTTTCAAGCGCTTCTTTTAGTTGATTATTAGACATCGCCATGCACCTCTTTTCTAAATAAAGATATTCTTACTTTATAATATTTATAATTAGTGTACCTTGTGATTCCTACTTTTGTCAATATTTCTACGTTTACTATATGATTAATCAAGGATTTTCATTACTGAGAATCACTTTCCTACTATTATTGATGAAGGGTTGGTTCTCCTTTTCCTTCTTTAAAGTTTATGAACCTTGCTGCAACAAATAAAAAGTCAGAAAGACGATTTAAATATGAAGAAACTATAGGATTTACTTCATCACCAATAGCAACAGCTCTCCTTTCGGCTCTCCTTACAATTGTTCTCGCAATATGTAGAACAGCACCCGCTTCACCGCCTCCTGGCAAAATAAAGTTAGTTAGTTGCGGCAATTGTTGATCCCATGCATCAATCACTGCCTCTAGTTCTTTAATGTCTTCTTCAGTTAATTTCCACTTCACTTCCTTACCTGTTGGTGTGGCAAGTTCTGCTCCAACATGGAAAAGTGTTGTTTGTATTTTACGTAGGATTTGAATAATGTCATCTTTTTCACTATAGGTAGCCTTTTGAATATGTGTTAAAGCTAAACCTATAAATGAATTAGCTTCATCACAAGTACCATATGCCTCAACTCTTAAGTCATTTTTAGATACTCTTTCTCCGTAAATTAGAGAAGTCGTCCCTTTATCACCGGTACGTGTATATATTTTCATTATATTACCCCCTGTCTGAATCTATTATCTATATTATCAAGTCTTATCAATTAAGAAAATACAGTAAAAAGAGATCTATTTCCCTTTCCTCAAAAAAAGGTGCGGGAAATCAATTCCCGCACTTCAATCACGCTAACATCTGAGGAGGTATGCCCTACACTCATAAAATACTCACCTGGCAGTCTTTTTGTATAGACGTATGCCTGTGTTTTGAAAAATAGGCTATTTATCTTTCTTTAATTTCTTCTAATGCTTCTTCCACATGACCTTTTACCTTAACTTTACGCCACTCTTTTACGATTTGACCCTCAGGATTAATTAAAAAAGTGGAACGCTCGATTCCCATGTATTCTTTCCCGAAGTTCTTTTTTAGTTTCCAAACATCATAAATTTTAGCCACTTGATGTTCATCATCGACTAGAAGTTGAAATGGTAAATCATATTTCTCTGTAAATTTTTGATGCTTCTCTGCTGAATCCGGGCTAACCCCTAGAATAACTGCGTTTAAATCAGAAAAGCTTTTATAGTGATCACGGAAGTCACAAGCTTGGGTTGTACACCCTGGCGTCATGTCCTTCGGATAGAAATAAAGTACAACATATTTCCCTTTGTAATCCGATAACTTAATACTTTCTCCATTGGTTGATTTTAATTCAAAATCTGGTGCTACCTTTCCAACTTCAACTGACATTACATTTCCTCCCTCAAACTAGTCTTTGCTTCTAGATTATCGAAAACTAGGCAGGAATACAAATGTTAGTCCCTTTCATAATTTACGACTGAACGTACTACAAACGCAGTCGGCATAATGTACCCTAGTAACGCTTCAATAATTGATAGCCAACGCCCCACACCAACTGGCGTTATATCTCCATATCCCACCGAAAAGAGAGTGATTGCACTAAAGTACATAGAATCCTGAAGTACAGAGAAAAAGTCACCGCTTATGTATTTTCCATCTTCAATTAAAATCGGTGCTCCTAACATGATAAATGAGGTATATATGATTCCGAATCCAAGTAACACCGTTATATAGATAAAAAATAGTAAAACAATGTTTTCAAAGGAGATGTACTGATTTCTCTTTCTACTCATCGAAAATAAGGATTTTATGCTCATCACTAAACCTGCTATAACCATTGATAAAATAAATAATGGAAACAAACCTATCACCTCTATTAATAGGGTTCATTTATGTATACGAGAGGCTTGGTTAACTTAGTACTGTTATATGGACAAACTCCTTCGACAGTATATATAGAAGGAACTAATCGAAGACGATTCGACAAGTGCGTGGCATTTGTCGAAAAACTGGTCAATTCATGCTAAAATAACCATGGATGTTAATTAGTACTGGAGGTATTTAAATGAACTTCTCTAAATCGGAAGAATTACATAAAGAAGCACTTGAACATATTGTTGGTGGAGTAAATAGTCCATCTCGTTCTTACAAAGCGGTTGGAGGTGGGGCTCCAGTTGTGATGGAAAGAGCTAAAGGGGCCTATTTTTGGGATGTTGATGGTAATAAGTATATCGATTATCTAGCAGCGTATGGACCTATTATAACCGGACATGCTCACCCTCATATTACAAAAGCGATTCAAGAGGCAGCAGAAAACGGCATATTGTACGGAACACCAACTCCTCATGAGATTAAATTTGCAAAGATGTTAAAAGAAGCGATGCCTGCATTAGATAAGGTCCGTTTTGTGAACTCAGGTACTGAAGCAGTTATGACCACAATTCGTGTTGCACGAGCTTATACAGGAAGAGATAAAATCATTAAATTTGCTGGGTGCTATCATGGACATTCAGATTTAGTTTTGGTCGCAGCTGGCTCTGGGCCTTCAACGCTAGGTACACCTGATTCTGCCGGAGTTCCTAAAAGCATAGCCCAAGAGGTAATCACAGTTCCATTTAACGAGATCGAACCTCTACGAGATGCCCTTGAAAAATGGGGAGATCAGATCGCTGCAGTATTAGTTGAGCCAATCGTAGGGAATTTCGGGATTGTTGAACCGTACGAAGGATTCTTAGAACAAGTTAATGAACTTACTCATTCAGCTGGCGCTCTAGTTATATATGATGAAGTCATTACTGCTTTCCGTTTTATGTATGGCGGCGCCCAAGATTTATTAGGGGTTAAACCTGATTTAACGTGCTTAGGTAAAATTATCGGTGGAGGACTTCCTATTGGAGCCTATGGTGGTAAAAAGGAAATTATGGAGCAAGTTGCACCACTAGGTCCTGCCTATCAAGCTGGGACAATGGCTGGAAACCCAGCTTCAATTCTCTCTGGTATTGCTTGTCTTGAGGTTTTAAAACAAGAAGGTGTGTACGAGCAGCTTGATAAGTTTGGAGCTATATTAGAAGAAGGTATTTTAACACACGCCAAAACCTATAATATTCCTATTACGATTAACAGGCTAAAAGGTGCTCTAACGATTTACTTTACGGATGAGAAAATTGTGAACTATGAACAAGCAGAAAATACAAACGGAGAAATGTTTGCTACATTTTTCAAGCTTATGCTTCAACAAGGGATTAATTTAGCTCCTTCAAAATATGAAGCTTGGTTCTTAACAATTGCACACACAGAAGAAGATTTAGATGTCACTTTAAAAGCAGTTGAACATTCTTTTAAAATTATGTCTGGTGAATAAATATACATTTTTTAAAGTTAGGGTATTTCCACTTTCCCTAACTTTTTTATTTTTTCTTTGAAAACGTTTACACCTTACTCCCTACTGTTTTGAGCAGTCTGAATTAAATGAATACTCTATCCAATTGGATGAATAGATAATTGATTTCACTTTTTTACTATGGTAAGATAAAGTATACTTTTCTGAAAATTTATTTTATTTGTTCTTTTTTTCACCGTGTAATCACTATCATTAACATAGTCTTACAATAATCTTATGCAAACAAAAACTTACAGGAGGTGAAGGCTGTAAGTAGGGGGAATGTAAAGAATTCATTAATTGAATAAAACCAATTCTTTTTAAATCCATTATTATTAAACCCTCCTCAAAAAGCCGCATTAATGAAAAAAAATTGGAGTCCAAGTACGTTTAGAGATTTCCACCATCAAGAGCATGATGCCTGTGGAATCGTATCCGCAATTGAAAAAAGAAGAATCCCCACAAAATTGAATATTGATACATGTATTAATGCCCTCGTGACAATGAATCACCGTGCAGGATTTATCAATGGTGAAGGTGACGGAGTAGGAATTCACATCGACATTCCCAAAGCGCTGTGGACAGAAAAGCTAGGAAAAGCTGGAGTGGATCCAAGTGTTGTGGATAACAAAAGCTTTATCGTTGGTCACTTTTTTATCAATCAAAACATCGACCTCGAAGAAAAGAAAAACTATATTCGTCAGCTCTTTGTTGAAAACGGATTAGATCTTATTTTTGAAACAGATGAAGCGACCTCTTCAAGTGCTCTTGGTCCAATCGCCACACAGCAGGAGCCTCTTTTTTGGCAGGTTGCCTTAGTAGCACAATCTCTTGAGAATCTACCAAAATGCCTATTTAATGTTTCTATTGATATCGAAGAATGTGGAAATGTACATGTTGCTTCACTTAGTAATTATCATGCCGTTTATAAGGTGTTAGGTGCTGGTGATATTTTACCTAAGTATTATCATGATTTGGCCAACCCACTTGTTGCTTCAACAATGACACTAGGACATAACCGTTATTCAACCAATACATTATCTAATTTTTTCCGTGTTCAGCCCTTCAGCTTGCTAGGTCATAATGGTGAAATTAATACCATTGCAAAGCTTCGCGATGAGGCTAGGATGATTCATGTTCCCCTAACAGATGGCGGAAGTGACTCACAAGATTTAAACCGTACAATTGATACCCTTATATCACGTGATGGTTATAGCTTATTTGAAGCTGTCGACTTTATGTTCCCACCAATCATCAATGAAATGAAGGCCTATCCAGAGCATTTACAAGATTTATATACGTATGCTCGTGAGGCATGGGGTCATTTTGCTCAAGGACCTGCGGGGATTATTTCTCGATATGGAGAAGAAGCAGTCTTTAGTGTTGATGCTCTCGGCTTAAGGCCAGTATGGATGCTAGAAACAGAAACCTCTTATTTATTTGCGTCTGAACCCGGTATCATCCCTTCTACCGAATATACAGCTGAGCCAAAACCACTTTCTCCTGGTGAAAAGGTTGGTATGCGCTGGGATACTAATGATACTATGCAGGTTTTCCATTACGCAGAGTTTCAAGAAGAGGTATATCAAAGAGTATCAAAAAGAGTGGATGTTACAGACTATCGCTCTAGATTATCGACACCTTCTTTCCCAAAAACAATTACAGTAACAAAATCGTCTACTGTCCACAATGGACAATATTCTGCCTTCGGTTGGGACCGTGAGCATATTCAGCTGATTGAACAAATGGCTGAAAAAGGTGCTGAGCCTATTCGATCATTAGGTCATGATGCTCCACTTGCAGCCATCGACCCTGGTAGAAAGAATATAGCAGATTTTATAAAAGAAAGTGTAGCCGTTGTAACAAATCCTGCCATTGATCGTGATCGTGAAACAGAACATTTTTCAACACGTTCAATTATCGGCAAGCGCCCTTCCCTAGTTTCTGATGACAACAATGACTTTGTGATCGAGCTATCTTCACCTTTATTAATTGAAGGAAGTCAGGGCTATGATTGCTCTTCAACACTAGGTCAACCATCGTATGATCAGGTTGTGAATGCTTTTTCCGAAAAAAAGCTAACTCATTATTTATCTGCAACGTATACAGAGAATGAGAGTTTACAAGATGCACTCGTTCGTCTTGCAAAAGAAGCTGAGGATGCAGTA
This sequence is a window from Cytobacillus luteolus. Protein-coding genes within it:
- a CDS encoding nucleotidyltransferase-like protein, whose product is MKDLLRPIYQERASQTNTLGIIMVEKAKSLLAITDSFDSVILVIVKEQEKQMTIRHYEYENQKASLYTVRDDQLKNWLLYGTNRKVSEWVLHGKVLFDRNEYIQHLKEEYHEFPMSDRQKKMGIEFAKLIRRYQDGKGFLAQKNYLDAYNNVVHALHHLARLSVIEKGFHPEVTVWNQVKQMEPQIHKLYQELIESEEPINKRLELLFLASEFLIHSRAAIGGKHLINVLNAKTETWSYSEMEEHPELESYSVDLEVLLEYLIEKRLVSVERIETKGVGIYHRRYTALS
- a CDS encoding YgzB family protein is translated as MALKYSSKINKIRSFALILIFVGFAVMYGGIFFRESVWAMTIFMLLGLLFIIASTVVYFWIGMLSTKTVQVVCPSCNKSTKMLGRVDICMYCNETLTLDPALEGKEFDESYNRKSLK
- the perR gene encoding peroxide-responsive transcriptional repressor PerR, translated to MSNNQLKEALETLKETGVRITPQRHAVLEYLINAMSHPTADDIYKALEGKFPNMSVATVYNNLRVFREVGLVRELTYGDASSRFDYVTTDHYHVICDNCGKIVDFHYPGLDEVEALAAHVTGFKVNKHRMEVYGECPDCQKNNAH
- a CDS encoding cob(I)yrinic acid a,c-diamide adenosyltransferase, with protein sequence MKIYTRTGDKGTTSLIYGERVSKNDLRVEAYGTCDEANSFIGLALTHIQKATYSEKDDIIQILRKIQTTLFHVGAELATPTGKEVKWKLTEEDIKELEAVIDAWDQQLPQLTNFILPGGGEAGAVLHIARTIVRRAERRAVAIGDEVNPIVSSYLNRLSDFLFVAARFINFKEGKGEPTLHQ
- the bcp gene encoding thioredoxin-dependent thiol peroxidase translates to MSVEVGKVAPDFELKSTNGESIKLSDYKGKYVVLYFYPKDMTPGCTTQACDFRDHYKSFSDLNAVILGVSPDSAEKHQKFTEKYDLPFQLLVDDEHQVAKIYDVWKLKKNFGKEYMGIERSTFLINPEGQIVKEWRKVKVKGHVEEALEEIKER
- a CDS encoding potassium channel family protein; the protein is MFPLFILSMVIAGLVMSIKSLFSMSRKRNQYISFENIVLLFFIYITVLLGFGIIYTSFIMLGAPILIEDGKYISGDFFSVLQDSMYFSAITLFSVGYGDITPVGVGRWLSIIEALLGYIMPTAFVVRSVVNYERD
- a CDS encoding glutamate-1-semialdehyde 2,1-aminomutase; protein product: MNFSKSEELHKEALEHIVGGVNSPSRSYKAVGGGAPVVMERAKGAYFWDVDGNKYIDYLAAYGPIITGHAHPHITKAIQEAAENGILYGTPTPHEIKFAKMLKEAMPALDKVRFVNSGTEAVMTTIRVARAYTGRDKIIKFAGCYHGHSDLVLVAAGSGPSTLGTPDSAGVPKSIAQEVITVPFNEIEPLRDALEKWGDQIAAVLVEPIVGNFGIVEPYEGFLEQVNELTHSAGALVIYDEVITAFRFMYGGAQDLLGVKPDLTCLGKIIGGGLPIGAYGGKKEIMEQVAPLGPAYQAGTMAGNPASILSGIACLEVLKQEGVYEQLDKFGAILEEGILTHAKTYNIPITINRLKGALTIYFTDEKIVNYEQAENTNGEMFATFFKLMLQQGINLAPSKYEAWFLTIAHTEEDLDVTLKAVEHSFKIMSGE